Proteins from a genomic interval of Candidatus Rubidus massiliensis:
- the mutX_1 gene encoding 8-oxo-dGTP diphosphatase: MPYKPILGTLGYVLSPDHKSVLLVHRNARKGDYHHGKYNGLGGKMESNEDVVTCMQREIREEAGIECTQMKLRGTINWTGFGPAGEDWFGFIFLIESFTGTPYKQNNEGVLEWVPLEIMEELPMWKGDRYFLPLVFDGDPRTFHGYMPYKNSDPLNWTFIRQ; the protein is encoded by the coding sequence ATGCCTTATAAGCCTATTTTGGGAACGCTAGGATATGTATTGTCACCTGACCATAAGAGCGTTTTACTCGTGCATCGCAATGCACGCAAAGGTGACTATCACCATGGCAAGTACAATGGCCTTGGTGGCAAAATGGAGTCTAACGAAGATGTGGTGACATGTATGCAGCGCGAGATAAGAGAAGAAGCTGGTATTGAATGCACTCAAATGAAATTGCGCGGCACGATTAATTGGACGGGCTTTGGTCCAGCTGGTGAAGATTGGTTTGGCTTTATCTTTCTCATTGAAAGCTTTACGGGTACACCTTATAAGCAAAACAATGAGGGGGTTTTGGAATGGGTGCCTTTGGAAATAATGGAGGAATTGCCTATGTGGAAAGGTGACCGCTATTTTTTGCCACTGGTATTTGATGGCGATCCTCGTACTTTTCACGGATATATGCCTTACAAAAATAGCGATCCTTTGAATTGGACATTTATCAGACAATAG